The DNA window TGACCCTGCCTCGGGCTTGCGCTGGCGGGCCGAACCGGGAGTGGTCGGCCAACTGCAGCGCTGCCGCGACAACTGGTGCGAGATCGACGTGGCGGGGCGCACCGGATGGGTATTCGCCGACCGGCTATGGGGTGACGAGGAACCGGCAGGCGGCTGAGCCTATTCGGATGTCGGCGCCGATGGTCCTGCCGCCTCACCCTGGGGAATCGGAGCCGGCTCCAGCGGCTCGGGGTCCTGCACGGGTGCGTCGCATCCTGCGAGCAGCAGGGCAGTGAGGGCCAGAGACAAAAGCGCCTTTGGCATTATCGACCTAGACCAGTTCGACTGCGACCGCGGTCGCTTCGCCGCCGCCGATGCAGAGCGAGGCGACGCCGCGGGTCTTTCCGTGGTTCTTGAGGGCGTTCAGAAGCGTGACGATGATCCGCGCGCCGCTTGCCCCGATGGGGTGGCCGAGCGCGGTGCCGCCGCCGTTGACGTTGATCCTGTCATGCGGGATGTCGAGATCGCGCATCGCGAACATGGCGACGCAGGCGAAGGCTTCGTTGACTTCGAACAGGTCGACATCCTCCACGCTCCATCCGGCGCGGGCGAGCACTTTCCGGATCGCCGGAATCGGCGCGGTGGTGAACTTGGCCGGCTCCTGCGCGTGAGCGGCGGTGGCGACGATCCTTGCGACCGGCGCGAGACCCTTTGCCTTCGCCACGCTTTCGCGGGTGAGGACCAGCGCCGCCGCCCCGTCCGAGATCGAGCTCGAGGTCGCCGCCGTGATGGTCCCGTCCTTGGCGAAAGCGGGACGCAGGGTCGGGATCTTGTCCGGGCGGCCCTTTCCGGGCTGTTCGTCCTGTTCCACCACCACGTCGCCCTTGCGCGTCGTGACGGTCACCGGGACGACCTCATCGGCGAAGGCGCCGCTTTCGATCGCCTTGTTCGCGCGGGCGAGCGATTCGATCGAATAGGCGTCCATCTCCTCGCGGGTCATCTGGTAATCGTTGGCCGTTTCCTGCGCGAAAGTGCCCATCGCGCGGCCTTCCTCGTAGGCATCCTCGAGCCCATCGAGGAACATGTGGTCATAGGCGGTGTCATGGCCGAGCCGAGCGCCCGAACGGTGTTTTTTCAGCAGGTAGGGCGCATTCGTCATGCTCTCCATGCCGCCGGCGACGACCATGTCGATGGTCCCGCTGGCGAGCGCCTCGGCGCCCATGATGACCGTCTGCATGCCCGATCCGCAGACCTTGTTGACCGTCGTCGCCTCCACCGAAAGCGGAAGGCCTGCCTTCACCATCGCCTGACGCGCGGGCGCCTGGCCGAGTCCTGCGGGCAGGACGCAGCCCATGTAGGCGCGATCGAAATCCTCTCCGCTTGCGCCCGAGCGTTCGATCGCGGCCTTGACCGCTACCGCGCCCAGTTCGGTCGCCGACACGTCCGCCAGCGCGCCCTGCATCCCGCCCATCGGGGTGCGGGCATAGGAGAGGATGACGATCGGGTCTTCGGCTGAGAACTGGGGCATTGCGTGAGAGTCCTTCGTGATGGCTGTGATTTCGCGCGCGGGTCTAGGCCCGAGCCGCGCGGTTGGCAATCGCGCGCGGGGAGGGCTTTCGTGTTACCTTGTCATCGGCCCCGGTTTGGGCAAGTGTCCGTATCGGTGGCAAACCGAAACGGATGCCGACACTCGATACAGGGATCAGGAGAGACACAGATGGCTGACGACAGGCGCGACGAACTCGAAGAGCTGCTGCAGCACCAGCGCGACGCCTTCACCGCCTCGCGGCCCGAGGCGATGAGCCTGCGCAAGGACCGGATCAAGCGCGCGATCGCGTTGCTCAAGGAAAACGACGAGGAACTGTGCCGCGCCATGAGTGCCGATTTCGGCAATCGTGCGCTGGAGCAAAGCATGATCACGGACATTGCGGGCACGGTCGGGCTTGGCAAGGATGCGTTGAAGCACATGGACAGCTGGGCCAAGGTGGACAAGCGCAAGGTCCAGTTTCCTCTGAACCTGCTCGGCGCGAAGGCTGAGGTGCGCTATGAGCCAAAGGGCGTCGTCGGAATCCTCTCGCCGTGGAATTTCCCGGTAAATCTCGCCTTCGCCCCGCTGATGCAGGTGCTCGCGGCAGGCAACAGGGCTATGATCAAGCCATCCGAATTTACCGAGCGCACGAGCGAACTCATGGCCGAGCTGACAGCGAAATATTTCGCGCGCGACGAGGTGGCAGTTGTCACCGGCGGTCCGGAAGTCGCGTCGGCGTTCTCCTCGTTGCCGTTCGATCATCTCGTCTTTACCGGTTCGACCGCCACCGGGCGGCTTGTGATGCAGTCGGCAGCGAAGAACCTCGTGCCCGTCACGCTCGAACTGGGCGGCAAGTCGCCGGTCATCATGGGCCGCAGCGCCGATTTCGCCAAGGCGGGCGAGCGGATCGCATTGGGCAAGATGATGAATGCGGGCCAGATCTGCCTTGCGCCCGATTACATGTATGTTCCCGAGGACAAGGCTGACGAAGCGGTCGCGGGCGTCTCGAACGGCGTGTCGGCGATGTATCCGACCCTGCTGGAGAACGACGACTACTGCTCGATCGTATCCGACCGCCATTTCGATCGGCTCAAGGGTCTTGTCGAGGATGCGCGGGAAAAGGGCGCGGAAGTGATCGAGGTAAATCCGGGCGGTGAGGATTTCGGCTCCTCCAACCAGCGCAAGATGCCTCTTACCATTCTCAGGAACGTCAACGACGACATGGCCGCGATGCAGGAGGAAATCTTCGGGCCGGTCCTGCCGGTGAAAACCTATCGCGCCATCGACGAGGCAGTCGACTACGTCAACGAGCACGACCGTCCGCTCGGCCTGTATTATTTCGGCGAGGACAAGGCCGAACAGGAGCGCGTGCTGAACCGCACGATTTCGGGCGGGGTCACGACCAATGACGTGATCTTCCACGTCTCGATGGAGGACCTGCCCTTTGGCGGGGTGGGGCCGTCGGGGATTGGGAGCTATCACGCGGTCGAGGGCTTCCGCGAATTCAGCCATGCCCGCAGTGTCTATCACCAGCCGAAAATCGACATCGCCAAGCTCGGCGGGTTCAAGCCGCCCTATGGCAAGGGCACGCTGAAGGCCGCGCAGACGATGATGAAATGAGGCGGCTTGCGGGGCTTGCCGCGCTGGCGCTTGCGGTCGCGGCGCCGGTGGCAAGCGAACCGCCCGAATGGCGCCCGGTCGATGCCGCGACCGGCCAGTTGCGCGAGGTCGAGGCGCTCGAGGCACTCGCGCAGGCCTTCCCCGACAGCGGCAGCGTGCGGCTGCGGTTGCTCGAGCCGCTGATCGCGGCGGGCGAGGGGGCGCGAGTGCTCGAAGTGCTGCACTGGCTCGAAGAGCGGGGCTATGTGTTCAGTCCTCCTGCGCGGGAGCAGATCCCGCGTCTTGTCGGCGAAAAACATGCAGATGCGGCGAAGGCGCTGTTGCTGCCTGATGCCGACCCGATCACTGCAAGCGAGGTCGTCGCCCGGGTCCCGGCACAGGCGGGCCTGGTCGAAAGCGTATTCGCCTCGCCCGACCTCTCGACCGTCATCGCCACTTCGGTCACGCGCAAGGCGCTGTGGGTCCGGGAGGATGGGAACTGGCGGAAAGTCTCGTTTCCGGGGGCGAAGGACCTTTCCGGCATCGCGCAGGATACGAAGCGCAACATCAGGTGGGTCGCTTCGTCCGATATCGACGAAAGCGGCGGGGACGGGGACCTTTTCAACGGTGTTATCGGTTCGTCCCCGCTGATCGCCGCGCCGCTGCACATTGCGGTTCCTGCCGGCGTGACCCTGTCCGACATAGCGGTCGACGAGGCCGGGACGGTCTTCGCGAGCGATCCTCTCGGCGGCGGCATCTATCGCGCAGCAATCGGAGAGAGCGCGTTCTCGCCGCTCGTCGAACCGGGCACGTTCCGCTCGCCGCAGGGCCTTGCGCCGAGCGCCGACGGAGCGCGGCTCTTCGTCAGCGACTATCGCTATGGCCTTGCGATGAGCCACCTTGCGTCGGGCGAAGTCTCACGCCTTGCTAGCGACGTGCCCGCGATCCTCGACGGGATCGACGGGCTCTGGCTGCATGGCGCGGAGCTTATCGCGGTGCAGAACGGCACCAGCCCGATGCGGATCAGCGCCTTAGCCCTGTCCGCGGATGGCAGCCGGATCACAGGCGTGCGCGTACTCGAACAGGCGCACCCCAAATGGACCGAGCCGCTCGGCGGCAGCATCGCAGATGGCGCGCTGGTCTATGTTGGGACGGGCCATTGGCGCGATTATGTCGCGGGCGAGCTTGTCGAGGGGCGCGAAACCAAGCCGACCGAGATTCGCCGTCTCCCGCTCGGCTCGGCGAGGGGGCGCTGATCGCACCAACTGTTCGAATTCGTGCAAGTGCGATGCGTCGATTTGCCCGAGTCGCGCCCTTGCGCGCGGTGTGGGACAGGCCTAGGTGGCACGTGGGATAAGCAAGCTTGGACATCGCCGTGATCGACCTCAGCCAGTATCTGCCGATACTGTTATTCATTTTCGTGGCCCTCGGGCTCTCGGTTCTTTTCGTGTTCCTGCCCATGGGCGTCTCGCGGCTGACCGGGGCGCACAATCCGGACGCGGAAAAGCTCAGCGAATATGAATGCGGCTTTCCTGCGTTCGAGGATGCGCGCAGCCAGTTCGACGTGCGGTTCTATCTGGTCGCGATCAGCTTCATCATCTTCGACCTCGAAGCCGCGTTCCTGTTTCCCTGGGCGGTGAGTCTCGGCGAGACGGGCTGGGTGGGCTGGATCGGCATGATGACCTTCCTGTTCATCCTCGCCGTCGGCCTTGCATACGAATGGAAGAAAGGAGCTCTGGACTGGGAATGAGCAAGCCTTCCGAGAGCACTGTCGTCACCCCGCCGCGCGCGCTTCCGGAAATGTCCGGATATGCGACCGCGAAGGGCGGCGAGGTGCGCCAGCCCGACCAGGATTATTTCAACGCGCTCCAGACCGAGGTCAACGACAAGGGCTTCCTCGTCACCTCGACCGAGGACGTGTTCCAGTGGGCCCGCACCGGTTCGCTGTGGTGGATGACCTTCGGCCTAGCCTGCTGCGCGGTCGAGATGATCCACGTGAACATGCCGCGCTATGACATGGAACGCTTCGGCGCCGCCCCGCGCGCGAGCCCGCGTCAGTCGGACCTGATGATCGTTGCTGGCACGCTGTGCAACAAGATGGCCCCGGCGCTTCGCAAGGTCTATGACCAGATGTCGGACCCGAAATACGTGATCAGCATGGGTTCGTGCGCCAATGGCGGCGGCTATTACCACTACAGCTATTCGGTGGTGCGCGGCTGCGACCGCATCGTGCCGGTCGACATCTATGTCCCCGGCTGCCCGCCTACGGCCGAGGCGCTGCTCTATGGCGTGATGCAATTGCAGCGCAAGATCCGCCGCTCCGGCACGATCGAGCGATAGGGCAAGGCTGATGGCAGTCCTTCATTCCGCCCCGAAGATCGCCTCCCACGAAGGCGTTATCGATCGCATTGCCGAGACGATCAGCGTCTGGCTGATCGACGCGAGCGAGGCGTATGGCGAATTGATCTTCACCGTCCGCCGCGACGACATCGAGCGGGTACTGCGCGTCCTGCGCGATGACCATGCATACCAGCAGTTGATGGAAATCGCGGGCGCGGACTATCCCTCGCGGCCCGAACGGTTCGAAGTGGTCTACATGCTGCTTTCGCTGACCAAGAACCACCGCATCATCGTCAAGTGTTCGACCGACGAGGCGACGCCCGTCCCGACCGTCACGACGCTGTGGCCGAATGCGGGCTGGCTCGAGCGCGAAGTGTTCGACATGTTCGGCGTGACCTTCGCCGGCAACCCGGACCTTCGCCGCATCCTCACCGACTATGGCTTCGAAGGGCATCCCTTCCGCAAGGACTTCCCGATGACCGGCTATACCGAGCTGCGCTATTCGGAAGATGAGAAGCGGGTGGTCTACGAACCGGTCGATCTCGCGCAGGACATGCGCACCTTCGACTTCCTCTCCCCGTGGGAGGGTGCGGAATACCAGCTGCCGGGCGACGAGAAGGCGCAGCAGCCGCCGCTCGCCGACGAAAAGAAGCCGCCGGTGAAGGATCCCAAGGTGACCGAAAAGCCCACCGATACCGGTGCGGGCCCGAAGGCGGACGAGAAGGCGGCCGAAGGCACGGCGGCGAACCCGCCCAAGATGAAGGACGGCAATGGCGCGCCCGGCGCTCCGAATGCGACCGAGGACAGCCCCGACCGCGCCCCGGCCAAGAGCAGCGTGCGCGACACCAAGGGCGCGACCAAGCCCGAAGGCGGTGACGAATGAGCATCGAGATCGAAAAGTCGCCGACGACCGAAGGCGACGTCATCACCAATTACACGATCAATTTCGGTCCCCAGCACCCGGCCGCGCACGGCGTCTTGCGCATGGTCATGGAACTGGACGGCGAGGTGATCGAGCGGATCGACCCGCATGTCGGCCTGCTCCACCGCGGCACCGAAAAGCTGATCGAGCACAAGACCTATCTCCAGGCGCTGCCCTATTTCGACCGGCTCGACTACTGCTCGCCGCTGTGCATGGAGCATTCCTACGTCCTCGCGATCGAGAAGCTGCTCAATCTCGAAGTGCCCGAGCGCGCCCAGTACCTGCGCGTCCTGTTTGCCGAACTGACCCGCATTTCCAACCACATGCTCAACATGGGCGCACACGTGCTCGACGTGGGCGCGTTCACGCCGAACCTGTGGATCATGGACCTGCGCGAAGACTGCATGAATTTCTTCGAGCGGGCTTCCGGCGCGCGGATGCACAGCGCATACTTCCGCCCCGGTGGCGTCCACCAGGACGTGCCGGAAAAGCTGCTGGTCGATATCGGTGACTGGCTCGACAACCGTTTCTTCCAGCTGTTCGACGATGCGATGAGCCTCGTGCTCGACAACCGCATCTTCAAGCAGCGCAATGTCGATATCGCCGTGGTCGGCCGCGAGGACGCGGTGGCGTGGGGCTTTTCCGGGCCGATGATCCGCGCGGCGGGCATTCCTTGGGACCTCAGAAAGAGCCAGCCCTACGATGTCTATGACCGGATGGATTTCGAAATTCCGGTCGGCACGAATTCGGACTGCTACGACCGCTTCATGGTTCGGGTCAAAGAGGTGCGCGAGAGCGCGAAGATCATCAAGCAGTGCTTGGCGCAGATGCCCGGTGGGCCGATCGCGGCGGAAAACAGCAAGGTGGTCCCGCCCAAGCGCGGCGAGATGAAGCAGTCGATGGAAAGCCTCATCCACCACTTCAAGCTCTACACCGAAGGCTTCCACGTGCCCGCGGGCGAGGTCTATGTCGCGACCGAAAGCCCCAAGGGCGAATTCGGCGTCTATCTCGTCAGCGACGGCACCAACAAGCCGTACCGCTGCAAGATTCGCCCGACGGCGTTCAGTCACCTGCAGGCGATGGACTTCATGTCCAAGGGCCACATGCTGCCCGATGCGACCGCCATTCTGGGCGCGATCGACGTGGTGTTCGGGGAGTGCGACCGGTGATGAGCTTTTTCCGGCAAATTCTCTGGGATTGCCAACCGGTTTGGGCACGACTGCTGTTTCTCCTGGTCGGCATCCCCGCATTTGTTGGCCTGCGCGCGTTTGATCCGTTGGATTATCCGTCTCTAAATCTAGGCCTTCTTCTCATTTTCGGTGCGACTGTGTCGGTTCAACTGCTCTTCATCGCACGCGCTTTCTATCGGAGTGATGTCTGATGGCTGACCGCACCCCCGCACCCGACACCCCCGAACTGCGCGCGCGCTGGGGCTCGTTCGAATGGACGCCCGAGAACCGCACAAAGGCCGACTGGCACATCGCCAAGTATCCCGAAGGCCGCCAGAAATCGGCGGTCATGCCGCTGCTCGACCTCGCCCAGCGGCAGGTCGGCGCGGAGACCGATACGCAGGGCTGGCTCCCGCTGCCGGTGATCGAATACGTGGCAGCCTATCTCGACATGCCGGTGATCCGCGTGCTCGAGGTCGCGACCTTCTATTTCATGTACAACCTGAAGCCCGTCGGCAAATTCCACGTGCAGGTCTGCGGCACGACGCCCTGCATGCTGCGCGGCTCGGACGACATCATCGCCGCCTGCAAGAGCCGAGGCATGGTGAAGGGCGAAGTTTCGGCAGACGGGCTGTGGACCCTCACCGAGGTCGAATGCATGGGTAATTGCGCGACCGCTCCGATGGTCCAGATCAACGACGACAATTACGAGGACCTGACGCCTGAACGCCTCGACGCCGTGCTCGACGCGCTCGCCGCCGGTGAGCAGCCGAAAACGGGCACGCAGGAGCCGGGGCGCCACACCTCCGAGCCGGTCGGCGGGCCGACCACGCTCAGGGAAATGGTCAGCGAAAACCACGATTACCGGGGCGAATGGTGATCCATGGAAGTGGTCTCGATCATCGGTGCGCTGGTGCTGGCCTTCATCGCCTACAAGGTGCTGATGGGGCTCGTGCGCGTCGGGGTAATCGTCGCGATCATTGGGGTTTTGTTCGTGCTGTTCCAGCAGGGAGCGATCGGATGAACGGCGGCACCTTGGCCTTCGCGCTCGGCGGGATCATCTGCTTCTTCATCGGGGCCTATCTATCGGCCACCGAACAGCTTTACCTCGGCATATTCTTCATGGGTGTGGGTCTGGTCTTCCAGGTCGCTTCGCTCGCGCGGATCAAGGCCGAGAAGAAAAGGGCCGCACAGGCGGCCAGTGAAAGGGATGGCGACAATGCTGGCCGATAAGGACCGCATCTTCACCAATGTCTACGGCTTTCAGGACTGGAGCCTGAAGGCGGCGCAGGCACGCGGCGACTGGGACGACACCAAGGCGCTGCTCGCGCGCGGGCAGGATTCGATCATCGAGGAAATGAAGGCGTCGGGCCTGCGCGGCCGGGGCGGGGCGGGATTTCCGACCGGGCTCAAGTGGTCGTTCATGCCGAAAGAAAGCAAGGACGGCCGGCCGAGCTTCCTCGTTATCAACGCCGACGAATCCGAACCGGGTTCGTGCAAGGATCGCGAGATCATCCGCCACGATCCGCACAAGCTGGTCGAAGGCGCGCTCATCGCCGGTTTCGCCATGCGCGCACGGGCGGCTTACATCTACATTCGCGGCGAATACATTCGCGAGGCCGAAACGCTGCAGGCCGCGATCGACGAGGCCTATGACGCCGGGCTGATCGGCAAGAACGCCTGTGGGTCGGGCTATGATTTCGACGTCTTCATGCACCGCGGCGCGGGCGCCTATATTTGCGGCGAAGAGACCGCGATGATCGAAAGCCTCGAGGGCAAGAAGGGCCAGCCGCGTTTGAAGCCCCCGTTCCCGGCGGGCGCCGGGCTTTATGGCTGCCCGACTACGGTGAACAATGTCGAGAGCATCGCAGTCGTCCCGACGATCCTGCGGCGCGGCGCGTCGTGGTTCAGTTCCTTCGGACGCGAGAACAATGCCGGGACCAAGCTCTTCCAGATCTCCGGCCATGTCGAGCGCCCCTGCGTGGTCGAGGAAGCGATGAGCATTCCCTTCCGCGAGCTGATCGAAAAGCATTGCGGCGGCATTCGCGGCGGGTGGGACAACCTGCTCGCGGTGATCCCGGGCGGTTCGTCGGTCCCGCTGGTTCCTGCGGCCGAGATCATGGACGCGCCGATGGATTTCGACGGGCTGAAGGCGCTCGGCAGCGGCCTCGGCACGGCGGCGGTGATCGTGATGGACAAGTCGACCGACATCGTGCGCGCGATCAGCCGGATCAGCTATTTCTACAAGCACGAAAGCTGCGGCCAGTGCACCCCCTGCCGTGAGGGCACGGGCTGGATGTGGCGCGTGATGGAGCGCCTGCGCACGGGCGACGCGGCGATCGAGGAAATCGACATGCTGCACGACGTGACCAAGCAGGTCGAAGGCCACACGATCTGCGCGCTGGGCGATGCTGCGGCGTGGCCGATCCAGGGCCTCATCCGCCATTTCCGCCCCGAGCTCGAGCGGCGGATCGCCGAACACAACGCACAATTCCAAGAGGCAGCCGAGTAATGCCCAAGGTCACCGTAGACGGTCAGGAAATCGAGGTCCCGGCGGGCGCCACCGTCCTTCAGGCGTGCGAGATGGCGGGCAAGGAAATCCCGCGTTTCTGCTATCACGAGCGGCTCAGCATTGCGGGCAATTGCCGCATGTGCCTCGTCGAGGTGAAGCCCGGGCCGCCCAAGCCGCAGGCCTCCTGCGCGCTGCCGGCTGCCGAGAACCAGGAAATCCGCACCGACACGCCGATGGTCAAGAAGGCGCGCGAAGGGGTGATGGAGCTCCTCCTCATCAACCACCCGCTCGACTGCCCGATCTGCGACCAGGGCGGCGAGTGCGACCTGCAGGACCAGGCGATGGCCTATGGCCGAGGCGGCTCGCGCTACACGCGCGAGAACAAGCGCGCCGTGACCGAGAAATACATGGGGCCTCTGATCAAGACGATCATGACCCGCTGCATCCACTGCACCCGCTGCGTGCGCTTTTCCGAAGAGATCGCGGGCGTGGACGAAATCGGCGCGCTCTATCGCGGCGAGGACATGCAGATCACGACCTATCTCGAAAAGGCCGCGGCGCACGAATTGTCGGCGAACGTCATCGACCTGTGCCCGGTCGGCGCGCTGACGAGCCGCCCCTACGCCTTCGAGGCGCGGCCGTGGGAGTTGAAGCGCACGCTCTCCATCGACGTGTCGGACGCGGTCGGCGCGAACATTTCGCTCCACTCCAAGGGGCGCGAAGTGATGCGCGCGCTTCCCCGGATCAACGACGACGTCAACGAGGAATGGCTTTCGGACAAGGGCCGCTATCAGGTCGACGGGCTGGTGAAGCGCCGGCTCGACCGCGTGTGGATGCGCAAGGGCGGCAAGCTACTGCCCGCGAACTGGGGTGAGGCGTTCGAGGCGATTTCCGGGCATCTCGGCAAGGACAAGTCGAGCATCGCGGCGGTCGCGGGCGACATGGTCGATTGCGAGACTATGTTCGCGGCCAAGACGCTGCTCAAGGCCTGCGGATCGGACCTTGTCGAGGCGCGCCAGACCGGCATGACCTATGACGTGTCGAACCTCGCCGCAGTCAATTTCAACACTGGCTTTTCCGGCATCGAGACAGCCGACTGCATCCTGATCGTCGGCAGCCACATCCGCTGGGAAGCGGCGCTTGTCCATCCGCGCCTGCGCAAGGCGGTGAAGGCGGGGGCCAAGGTGTTCCTCGTCGGGCCCGAATGGGACACGACTTTCGAAGCCGAATGGCTCGGCTCCGACCTCAAGGTGCTGAACCGCGTGCCCAAGGCGCTGGGCGATGCGATGAAGGCGGCGAAGCGTCCGGCGATGATCCTCGGCGGCGCGGCGCTGGCCAAGGGCGCGCTGGCTCCGGCGCTAAAGCTGGTCGACAAGTTCAAGCTTGTCCGTGTGCTGGAGGACGGAAGCGCCTGGAACGGCTTCAACGTGCTTCACATGGCGGCGGCGCGGATGGGTTCGCTGATGCTCGGTTTCGCGCGTGAAGGCGGCATGGCGGACATCGCCAAGGCGTCACCCAAAGTGCTGCTCAGCCTCGGCGCGGACGAGATGGATTACGAACCCTTCGCCGATGCCCTCAAGGTCTATATCGGCCACCACGGCGACAAGGGCGCGCACGCGGCGGACATCATCCTGCCGGCTGCAAGCTATGCCGAGAAGGACGGGACCTACGTCAACACGGAAGGGCGCGTGCAGTTCGCAGAAAAGGCGGTTTTCGCTCCCGGCGATGCGCGCGAGGATTGGACGATCCTGCGCGCGCTTGCCGACGCGCTGGGCGTCTCGGTCGGCTTCGACAGCTTCGGCGAATTGCAAATGGCGATGATGCGCGAAGTGCCCGCGCTGGGCGAAGAGGGGCTGGCCGATTACGGCGAGCTTCCTAAGGCCGACGCCAGCGCCAAGGCGGACGGCGTGATCGAGGCCTACCCGATCAAGGATTTCTATCTCACCAACCCGATCGCCCGCGCCAGCGCGGTGATGCAGCGCTGCTCGGCCGAACTGCTTCACGCCGAAGAGGTCAAGGAGGCCGCGGAGTGACCGATTTCTTCCAATCGCTCGGCCTTTCCTACGAATGGGCCTGGACCGTCGGCACCTTCGCCGCGATCCTGATCATCTCGCTGCTGGTCATGTTCTCGGTGGCGATGGTGATTTTCGTCGACCGCAAGGTGCTGGGCGCGATCATGCTGCGCAAGGGACCGAACGTGGTCGGGCCGTTCGGGCTGATGCAGAGCTTCGCCGACGGGCTGAAGGTGTTTCTGCAGGAGACCATCATTCCCTCGGCCGCGAACAAGGGCATCTTCCTGCTCGCGCCGATCGTTACATTTACCGTTGCGCTCGCCGCCTGGGCGGTGGTGCCGTTCGATGCGGGCTGGGTGGTCGCGGACATCAATGTGGG is part of the Erythrobacter litoralis genome and encodes:
- the nuoF gene encoding NADH-quinone oxidoreductase subunit NuoF, with product MLADKDRIFTNVYGFQDWSLKAAQARGDWDDTKALLARGQDSIIEEMKASGLRGRGGAGFPTGLKWSFMPKESKDGRPSFLVINADESEPGSCKDREIIRHDPHKLVEGALIAGFAMRARAAYIYIRGEYIREAETLQAAIDEAYDAGLIGKNACGSGYDFDVFMHRGAGAYICGEETAMIESLEGKKGQPRLKPPFPAGAGLYGCPTTVNNVESIAVVPTILRRGASWFSSFGRENNAGTKLFQISGHVERPCVVEEAMSIPFRELIEKHCGGIRGGWDNLLAVIPGGSSVPLVPAAEIMDAPMDFDGLKALGSGLGTAAVIVMDKSTDIVRAISRISYFYKHESCGQCTPCREGTGWMWRVMERLRTGDAAIEEIDMLHDVTKQVEGHTICALGDAAAWPIQGLIRHFRPELERRIAEHNAQFQEAAE
- the nuoE gene encoding NADH-quinone oxidoreductase subunit NuoE, giving the protein MADRTPAPDTPELRARWGSFEWTPENRTKADWHIAKYPEGRQKSAVMPLLDLAQRQVGAETDTQGWLPLPVIEYVAAYLDMPVIRVLEVATFYFMYNLKPVGKFHVQVCGTTPCMLRGSDDIIAACKSRGMVKGEVSADGLWTLTEVECMGNCATAPMVQINDDNYEDLTPERLDAVLDALAAGEQPKTGTQEPGRHTSEPVGGPTTLREMVSENHDYRGEW
- a CDS encoding coniferyl aldehyde dehydrogenase, with translation MADDRRDELEELLQHQRDAFTASRPEAMSLRKDRIKRAIALLKENDEELCRAMSADFGNRALEQSMITDIAGTVGLGKDALKHMDSWAKVDKRKVQFPLNLLGAKAEVRYEPKGVVGILSPWNFPVNLAFAPLMQVLAAGNRAMIKPSEFTERTSELMAELTAKYFARDEVAVVTGGPEVASAFSSLPFDHLVFTGSTATGRLVMQSAAKNLVPVTLELGGKSPVIMGRSADFAKAGERIALGKMMNAGQICLAPDYMYVPEDKADEAVAGVSNGVSAMYPTLLENDDYCSIVSDRHFDRLKGLVEDAREKGAEVIEVNPGGEDFGSSNQRKMPLTILRNVNDDMAAMQEEIFGPVLPVKTYRAIDEAVDYVNEHDRPLGLYYFGEDKAEQERVLNRTISGGVTTNDVIFHVSMEDLPFGGVGPSGIGSYHAVEGFREFSHARSVYHQPKIDIAKLGGFKPPYGKGTLKAAQTMMK
- a CDS encoding thiolase family protein; this translates as MPQFSAEDPIVILSYARTPMGGMQGALADVSATELGAVAVKAAIERSGASGEDFDRAYMGCVLPAGLGQAPARQAMVKAGLPLSVEATTVNKVCGSGMQTVIMGAEALASGTIDMVVAGGMESMTNAPYLLKKHRSGARLGHDTAYDHMFLDGLEDAYEEGRAMGTFAQETANDYQMTREEMDAYSIESLARANKAIESGAFADEVVPVTVTTRKGDVVVEQDEQPGKGRPDKIPTLRPAFAKDGTITAATSSSISDGAAALVLTRESVAKAKGLAPVARIVATAAHAQEPAKFTTAPIPAIRKVLARAGWSVEDVDLFEVNEAFACVAMFAMRDLDIPHDRINVNGGGTALGHPIGASGARIIVTLLNALKNHGKTRGVASLCIGGGEATAVAVELV
- a CDS encoding NADH-quinone oxidoreductase subunit C, with the protein product MAVLHSAPKIASHEGVIDRIAETISVWLIDASEAYGELIFTVRRDDIERVLRVLRDDHAYQQLMEIAGADYPSRPERFEVVYMLLSLTKNHRIIVKCSTDEATPVPTVTTLWPNAGWLEREVFDMFGVTFAGNPDLRRILTDYGFEGHPFRKDFPMTGYTELRYSEDEKRVVYEPVDLAQDMRTFDFLSPWEGAEYQLPGDEKAQQPPLADEKKPPVKDPKVTEKPTDTGAGPKADEKAAEGTAANPPKMKDGNGAPGAPNATEDSPDRAPAKSSVRDTKGATKPEGGDE
- a CDS encoding NuoB/complex I 20 kDa subunit family protein; this translates as MSGYATAKGGEVRQPDQDYFNALQTEVNDKGFLVTSTEDVFQWARTGSLWWMTFGLACCAVEMIHVNMPRYDMERFGAAPRASPRQSDLMIVAGTLCNKMAPALRKVYDQMSDPKYVISMGSCANGGGYYHYSYSVVRGCDRIVPVDIYVPGCPPTAEALLYGVMQLQRKIRRSGTIER
- a CDS encoding NADH-quinone oxidoreductase subunit D; the encoded protein is MSIEIEKSPTTEGDVITNYTINFGPQHPAAHGVLRMVMELDGEVIERIDPHVGLLHRGTEKLIEHKTYLQALPYFDRLDYCSPLCMEHSYVLAIEKLLNLEVPERAQYLRVLFAELTRISNHMLNMGAHVLDVGAFTPNLWIMDLREDCMNFFERASGARMHSAYFRPGGVHQDVPEKLLVDIGDWLDNRFFQLFDDAMSLVLDNRIFKQRNVDIAVVGREDAVAWGFSGPMIRAAGIPWDLRKSQPYDVYDRMDFEIPVGTNSDCYDRFMVRVKEVRESAKIIKQCLAQMPGGPIAAENSKVVPPKRGEMKQSMESLIHHFKLYTEGFHVPAGEVYVATESPKGEFGVYLVSDGTNKPYRCKIRPTAFSHLQAMDFMSKGHMLPDATAILGAIDVVFGECDR
- a CDS encoding NADH-quinone oxidoreductase subunit A, producing MIDLSQYLPILLFIFVALGLSVLFVFLPMGVSRLTGAHNPDAEKLSEYECGFPAFEDARSQFDVRFYLVAISFIIFDLEAAFLFPWAVSLGETGWVGWIGMMTFLFILAVGLAYEWKKGALDWE